The Glycine soja cultivar W05 chromosome 6, ASM419377v2, whole genome shotgun sequence genome has a window encoding:
- the LOC114415174 gene encoding amino acid permease 6-like isoform X1 yields the protein MDVELAAKSVSRSEELDDDGRIKRTGNVFTASIHIVTVVVGAGVLALAWAMAQLGWIPGLATMIIFACISIYTYNLVADCYRYPDPINGKRNYTYMQAVDAYLGGTMHVFCGLIQYGKLAGLTVGYTITSSTSLVAIKKAICFHKRGHQAYCRFSNNPFMLGFGMLQILLSQIPNFHKLTCLSTVAAITSFCYALIGSGLSLAVVVSGKGETTRVFGNKVGPGLSEADKMWRVFSALGNIALACSYATVVYDIMDTLKSYPPECKQMKKANVLGITTMTILFLLCGSLGYAAFGDDTPGNILTGFGFYEPFWLVALGNVCIVIHMIGAYQVLAQPLFRIIEMGANMAWPGSDFINKEYPTKIGSLTFSFNLFRLIWRTIYVAVVTIIAMVMPFFNEFLALLGAIGFWPLIVFFPIQMHIAQKQIKRLSFKWCLLQLLSFVCFLVSVVAAVGSIRGISKNIKKYKLFMYKQ from the exons atggACGTTGAATTAGCTGCTAAGAGTGTTTCTAGGAGTGAGGAATTGGATGATGATGGCAGAATCAAAAGAACCG GGAACGTGTTCACCGCTAGCATTCACATAGTAACGGTGGTGGTGGGTGCAGGAGTGCTGGCTCTAGCATGGGCCATGGCCCAGCTTGGATGGATACCTGGCTTAGCCACTATGATCATCTTTGCATGCATTTCCATTTATACTTACAATCTTGTAGCTGATTGCTATAGATACCCTGACCCAATCAATGGCAAGAGGAACTACACTTACATGCAAGCTGTCGATGCATACCTTG GTGGAACAATGCACGTGTTTTGCGGATTAATTCAATATGGGAAGCTTGCTGGGCTTACAGTGGGCTACACTATAACTTCGTCTACAAGCTTGGT GGCTATAAAGAAGGCCATTTGCTTTCACAAAAGAGGCCACCAAGCTTATTGCAGGTTTTCAAATAATCCCTTTATGCTCGGTTTTGGGATGTTGCAAATTTTATTGTCTCAAATCCCAAACTTCCACAAGTTAACATGCCTTTCAACCGTTGCTGCTATTACCTCTTTTTGTTATGCATTAATTGGAAGCGGGCTTTCTCTGGCAGTAGTTGTCTCAG GTAAAGGAGAAACAACCCGTGTATTTGGAAACAAAGTAGGGCCAGGACTATCTGAAGCAGATAAAATGTGGAGGGTTTTCAGTGCTTTGGGAAACATTGCACTTGCTTGCTCTTATGCTACTGTTGTGTATGATATAATG GACACGTTGAAGTCATATCCACCAGAATGCAAGCAGATGAAAAAGGCCAATGTGTTAGGAATCACAACAATGACAATACTTTTCCTGCTATGTGGTAGCCTTGGCTATGCTGCTTTCGGAGATGACACCCCGGGAAACATCCTCACTGGCTTTGGATTTTACGAGCCATTCTGGTTGGTTGCCCTTGGGAATGTGTGCATTGTAATCCACATGATTGGAGCATATCAG GTGCTTGCCCAACCACTATTTCGTATAATTGAGATGGGTGCAAACATGGCATGGCCAGGTTCAGATTTCATAAACAAGGAATACCCAACCAAAATAGGCTCCCTAACATTCAGTTTCAACTTGTTTAGGCTAATTTGGAGGACAATATACGTGGCAGTGGTCACAATCATTGCCATGGTGATGCCGTTTTTCAACGAGTTTCTTGCCCTGCTTGGAGCAATTGGGTTTTGGCCTCTCATCGTCTTTTTCCCTATACAAATGCACATTGCTCAGAAACAGATCAAAAGATTATCATTTAAATGGTGTCTGCTCCAGCTATTGAGCTTTGTGTGCTTCCTTGTTTCGGTAGTCGCCGCAGTTGGTTCCATTCGTGGAATTAGCAAGAATAtcaaaaaatacaaacttttcATGTATAAACAATAG
- the LOC114415174 gene encoding amino acid permease 6-like isoform X2, with the protein MAQLGWIPGLATMIIFACISIYTYNLVADCYRYPDPINGKRNYTYMQAVDAYLGGTMHVFCGLIQYGKLAGLTVGYTITSSTSLVAIKKAICFHKRGHQAYCRFSNNPFMLGFGMLQILLSQIPNFHKLTCLSTVAAITSFCYALIGSGLSLAVVVSGKGETTRVFGNKVGPGLSEADKMWRVFSALGNIALACSYATVVYDIMDTLKSYPPECKQMKKANVLGITTMTILFLLCGSLGYAAFGDDTPGNILTGFGFYEPFWLVALGNVCIVIHMIGAYQVLAQPLFRIIEMGANMAWPGSDFINKEYPTKIGSLTFSFNLFRLIWRTIYVAVVTIIAMVMPFFNEFLALLGAIGFWPLIVFFPIQMHIAQKQIKRLSFKWCLLQLLSFVCFLVSVVAAVGSIRGISKNIKKYKLFMYKQ; encoded by the exons ATGGCCCAGCTTGGATGGATACCTGGCTTAGCCACTATGATCATCTTTGCATGCATTTCCATTTATACTTACAATCTTGTAGCTGATTGCTATAGATACCCTGACCCAATCAATGGCAAGAGGAACTACACTTACATGCAAGCTGTCGATGCATACCTTG GTGGAACAATGCACGTGTTTTGCGGATTAATTCAATATGGGAAGCTTGCTGGGCTTACAGTGGGCTACACTATAACTTCGTCTACAAGCTTGGT GGCTATAAAGAAGGCCATTTGCTTTCACAAAAGAGGCCACCAAGCTTATTGCAGGTTTTCAAATAATCCCTTTATGCTCGGTTTTGGGATGTTGCAAATTTTATTGTCTCAAATCCCAAACTTCCACAAGTTAACATGCCTTTCAACCGTTGCTGCTATTACCTCTTTTTGTTATGCATTAATTGGAAGCGGGCTTTCTCTGGCAGTAGTTGTCTCAG GTAAAGGAGAAACAACCCGTGTATTTGGAAACAAAGTAGGGCCAGGACTATCTGAAGCAGATAAAATGTGGAGGGTTTTCAGTGCTTTGGGAAACATTGCACTTGCTTGCTCTTATGCTACTGTTGTGTATGATATAATG GACACGTTGAAGTCATATCCACCAGAATGCAAGCAGATGAAAAAGGCCAATGTGTTAGGAATCACAACAATGACAATACTTTTCCTGCTATGTGGTAGCCTTGGCTATGCTGCTTTCGGAGATGACACCCCGGGAAACATCCTCACTGGCTTTGGATTTTACGAGCCATTCTGGTTGGTTGCCCTTGGGAATGTGTGCATTGTAATCCACATGATTGGAGCATATCAG GTGCTTGCCCAACCACTATTTCGTATAATTGAGATGGGTGCAAACATGGCATGGCCAGGTTCAGATTTCATAAACAAGGAATACCCAACCAAAATAGGCTCCCTAACATTCAGTTTCAACTTGTTTAGGCTAATTTGGAGGACAATATACGTGGCAGTGGTCACAATCATTGCCATGGTGATGCCGTTTTTCAACGAGTTTCTTGCCCTGCTTGGAGCAATTGGGTTTTGGCCTCTCATCGTCTTTTTCCCTATACAAATGCACATTGCTCAGAAACAGATCAAAAGATTATCATTTAAATGGTGTCTGCTCCAGCTATTGAGCTTTGTGTGCTTCCTTGTTTCGGTAGTCGCCGCAGTTGGTTCCATTCGTGGAATTAGCAAGAATAtcaaaaaatacaaacttttcATGTATAAACAATAG